One Brassica oleracea var. oleracea cultivar TO1000 chromosome C7, BOL, whole genome shotgun sequence genomic window carries:
- the LOC106302987 gene encoding uncharacterized protein K02A2.6-like — translation MGPFPSSHGNKYILVAVDYVSKWVEAIASPTNDARVVIKMFKSTIFPRFGVPRVIISDEGSQFINKLLEGLLRKNGVKHKVETPYHPQTSGQDEISNREIKSILEKVVGITRKDWSVKLDDPLWAYRTAYKTPLGTTPFNLLYGKACHLPVELEYKALWAVKLLNFDIKSAKEKRLFQQHELDEIRMDAFENSRIYKEKTKSFLDKNILKREKA, via the exons ATGGGGCCATTTCCATCATCACATGGCAACAAGTACATCCTGGTAGCTGTTGATTATGTCTCAAAATGGGTGGAAGCTATTGCAAGTCCCACCAATGATGCAAGAGTGGTAATCAAGATGTTCAAGAGCACCATCTTTCCAAGGTTCGGAGTTCCAAGAGTTATAATAAGTGATGAAGGGTCTCAATTCATCAACAAACTGCTTGAGGGACTTCTCAGGAAGAACGGTGTTAAGCACAAGGTTGAAACTCCTTACCATCCTCAAACAAGCGGTCAAGATGAGATTTCTAACAGAGAGATCAAGTCCATTCTGGAGAAGGTTGTGGGGATTACAAGGAAGGATTGGTCAGTTAAGCTTGATGATCCGCTTTGGGCTTACAGGACAGCTTACAAGACACCTCTGGGGACCACACCTTTCAACCTATTGTACGGGAAAGCTTGCCATCTACCAGTGGAGCTTGAGTACAAGGCGCTTTGGGCCGTAAAGTTGCTGAACTTTGACATCAAGAGTGCCAAGGAGAAAAGGCTTTTTCAGCAACATGAGCTTGATGAGATAAGAATGGATGCCTTCGAAAACTCAAGGATCTACAAGGAGAAGACTAAATCTTTCCTTGACAAGAATATCCTAAAGAGAGA GAAAGCTTAA
- the LOC106301480 gene encoding alcohol dehydrogenase-like 7, with protein MENGKSSGDKSSLKPIRCKAAVCRKAGEPLVMEEILVEPPQPFEVRIRIICTALCHSDITFWKLQVPPACFPRILGHEAIGVVESVGENVTEVVVGDTVLPTFMADCGDCVDCKSPKSNLCSRLPFKVSPWMPRYENSSRFTDLNGNTLFHFLNVSSFSEYTVLDVAHVVKIDSSIPPSRACLLSCGVSTGVGAAWKTAQVEQGSTVVIFGLGSIGLAVAEGARLCGASRIIGVDINPTKFEVGQKFGITEFVNSMTCENKRLSEVINEMTGGGADYCFECVGSSSLVQEAYACCRKGWGKTITLGVDKPGSEICLNSSDVLHNGKTLIGSLFGGLKAKSHIPLLLKRYMSKELELDKFVTHEMKFEDINDAFQLLLDGRCIRCVLWMG; from the exons ATGGAAAACGGCAAGTCCTCCGGCGACAAGTCTTCACTTAAACCGATCCGTTGCAAAG CGGCGGTTTGTAGGAAGGCCGGAGAGCCACTGGTGATGGAAGAAATCTTGGTTGAGCCGCCGCAGCCTTTCGAGGTTCGGATCCGAATCATTTGTACAGCTCTGTGCCACAGTGACATCACCTTCTGGAAACTCCAA GTTCCTCCAGCCTGCTTTCCCAGGATTCTAGGCCACGAAGCAATTGG AGTTGTGGAGAGTGTGGGTGAAAACGTCACCGAAGTAGTAGTAGGAGACACTGTACTGCCAACATTTATGGCAGACTGCGGTGACTGTGTTGACTGCAAATCTCCAAAGAGCAACTTATGCAGCAGACTTCCCTTCAAGGTCTCACCATGGATGCCAAGATACGAAAACTCCAGTAGATTCACTGACCTGAATGGCAACACTCTGTTCCATTTCTTAAATGTCTCGAGCTTCAGTGAATACACTGTTCTTGATGTCGCTCACGTAGTTAAGATCGATTCTTCTATTCCTCCTAGCCGTGCTTGTCTCCTCAGCTGCGGAGTCTCCACTG GTGTTGGTGCTGCTTGGAAGACTGCCCAAGTTGAACAAGGATCAACTGTTGTGATTTTTGGACTTGGTTCTATCGGTCTAGCG GTTGCTGAGGGTGCAAGACTTTGTGGTGCCTCTCGAATCATTGGTGTCGATATAAATCCTACAAAATTCGAAGTTG GCCAAAAATTTGGAATAACTGAGTTTGTAAACTCGATGACATGCGAAAACAAGCGTCTGAGCGAG GTGATCAATGAGATGACTGGTGGGGGAGCAGATTATTGTTTCGAGTGTGTTGGAAGCAGTTCTTTGGTTCAAGAAGCTTATGCTTGCTGCAGAAAG GGATGGGGAAAGACGATAACTTTAGGGGTGGACAAGCCAGGTTCAGAAATTTGCTTAAACTCGTCCGATGTTCTTCACAACGGGAAGACTCTAATCGGCTCGTTGTTCGGTGGTTTAAAGGCTAAATCACACATTCCTCTTCTTCTTAAACGCTACATGAGCAAGGAGCTTGAGCTGGATAAATTTGTGACACACGAGATGAAATTTGAGGACATTAATGATGCGTTCCAGCTACTCCTTGACGGGAGATGCATCAGGTGTGTATTGTGGATGGGCTAA
- the LOC106303654 gene encoding F-box protein SKIP31, which yields MSLSDDEDECFARFLESEVSSVEDEEKTKEPEPKRQRLNKDKTKAVEKDGDQKEDGSNKDRNVVKRIESGVFSKVPTELFRHIFKFLSSEDLLSCSLVCKFLNFAASDESLWRRLYCIRWGLMPSTRMLRECAWKKLYIDRDEKDMIELVRSCPTDFKEYYIQMQAAKRSQAPLAAQMVDDQIVLDKTVLDKVSMWKKSKGLPDKAVVGHVCLGTKCDYHQIDDVFICQETGNVHVCDDNCKEVIFCRESGNMVCTISGLCSESLLVQDDSDADEEEAEQEAEVLTGRGRFGRAFEFGYNCESEQELDRSFGFC from the exons ATGTCTCTTTCCGATGATGAAGACGAGTGCTTCGCCCGCTTCCTCGAATCAGAAGTCTCCTCG GTTGAGGATGAGGAAAAAACGAAAGAACCTGAACCAAAACGACAACGTCTTAACAAAGACAAAACAAAGGCTGTAGAGAAGGATGGAGATCAAAAGGAAGATGGTAGCAACAAAGATAGAAATGTTGTGAAGAGAATAGAGAGTGGGGTTTTTAGCAAAGTTCCTACAGAGCTGTTTCGTCATATCTTCAAGTTCTTATCCTCTGAG GATCTTCTATCATGCTCTTTAGTGTGTAAATTTCTCAACTTTGCTGCCTCTGATGAATCCTTATGGCGTCGCCT GTACTGTATCCGGTGGGGTCTAATGCCTTCAACTAGAATGTTACGTGAATGTGCTTGGAAGAAGCTTTATATCGAT CGTGACGAGAAGGACATGATTGAACTTGTCAGAAGCTGTCCGACGGATTTCAAAGAGTATTACATTCAAATGCAAGCAGCTAAGCGAAGTCAAGCACCTCTTGCGGCACAG ATGGTGGATGACCAGATAGTTCTTGACAAAACTGTACTTGACAAAGTATCTATGTGGAAGAAAAGCAAAGGACTTCCCGATAAGGCTGTTGTTGGCCATGTTTGTTTGGGAACAAAATGTGATTACCATCAGATCGACGACGTTTTCATATGCCAAGAGACGGGAAATGTTCATG TATGTGATGACAACTGCAAGGAAGTAATATTTTGTCGGGAGAGTGGGAACATGGTGTGTACTATCTCAGGGCTTTGTTCTGAAAGTTTGCTCGTACAAGATGATTCAGACGCAGATGAGGAAGAGGCTGAACAAGAAGCTGAAGTATTAACAGGAAGAGGCCGTTTTG GTCGAGCTTTTGAATTTGGATACAACTGCGAGAGTGAGCAGGAGTTAGATCGCTCCTTTGGGTTCTGCTGA
- the LOC106304600 gene encoding putative transferase At4g12130, mitochondrial, which produces SVELFADVDVSVLDELLETLKKYRLRSKLDIENVAEEFSCWQRYGRNLSESSSVGWGGGVDRAGESTASGNKYGWQWYEDPRLDCLSYRSIFPSDATPPLVEADKKTDESNYLLWRLEHGVAEGSAEIPKGEAIPLEYNFVGLNAISFDKGCYVGQELIARTHHRGVIRKRLVPLRFIDSNGKEVNQKIAAGAEVVESGTGKKIGAISTALGSRGMGVMRVEEGFKASTELIVNGSEDVKVEVIRPTWWPVEWFQQDQSGVK; this is translated from the exons TCTGTTGAGTTGTTTGCGGATGTTGATGTCTCTGTCCTCGATGAACTGCTGGAGACACTCAAAAA ATATCGTTTGAGGTCCAAACTGGATATTGAGAACGTTGCAGAGGAGTTCTCGTGTTGGCAGCGTTATGGTAGGAATCTATCTGAATCGTCTTCTGTTGGTTGGGGAGGTGGTGTTGATCGTGCTGGTGAATCTACAGCTAGTGGTAATAAGTATGGATGGCAATGGTACGAGGATCCTAGGTTGGACTGTCTCAGCTACAGAAGCATTTTTCCTTCTGATGCAACCC CGCCATTAGTTGAGGCAGATAAAAAAACAGATGAAAGCAATTACCTTTTGTGGAGATTAGAGCATGGAGTTGCCGAAGGGTCAGCTGAAATACCTAAAG GTGAAGCAATCCCGCTTGAATATAATTTTGTTGGTCTTAATGCGATAAGCTTTGACAAAGGCTGCTATGTTGGTCAAGAGCTTATAGCTCGTACGCACCACCGTGGTGTCATCCGCAAACGCCTAGTCCCGTTACGGTTCATTGATAGCAATGGAAAAG AGGTAAACCAGAAGATTGCAGCTGGAGCTGAAGTGGTTGAATCAGGAACCGGCAAAAAGATAGGGGCAATTTCGACAGCTTTGGGTAGCCGAGGAATGGGAGTGATGAGAGTAGAGGAAGGCTTTAAAGCATCCACTGAATTGATAGTAAACGGGTCAGAGGACGTAAAGGTCGAGGTAATTAGACCGACGTGGTGGCCAGTTGAGTGGTTTCAGCAGGATCAGTCGGGGGTAAAATAA
- the LOC106305623 gene encoding F-box/kelch-repeat protein At5g39560-like — translation MIPKEAKPNQQETMTKPQPLSLSSLPDEILENILARLSKWNYPNLSLVSKRFLFLLSSPELYTTRSHIGTTEPCLYFCLDDLPIIPHPKWFTLWMRPADETLEDDDEILEDYSLVSVPSCRHHLKHVPYSSTVAVGSDIYVIGGPYKGPPSSLVCIFDCRSHTWREGPNMLVAREEAYAFHIDGKIYVMEEDRKDDNWMEVLDIKTQTWSCLLGHGATEFRDDWFLVNVFRGQIYVIAATENFAYEPKEGTWEVVETHECYGHIDSWCEIEDVMFCFTNSGHCMWYDTESGEWREVKGSDMEVLRDTSEHSLAWGCVVEIVNHGGKLLVIWVSRYKTKQTRRIWCGKKRHEGEIWGKMEWVNEVLTVTNSFNFLSCVLIMI, via the coding sequence ATGATTCCCAAAGAAGCTAAACCAAATCAGCAAGAGACGATGACTAAGCCGCAACCACTGTCGTTATCATCACTCCCAGACGAAATCTTAGAGAACATTCTTGCCCGCCTCTCCAAGTGGAATTACCCTAATCTCTCTCTTGTCTCCAAGAGATTCCTCTTTCTCCTCTCTTCTCCCGAACTCTACACTACGCGATCTCACATCGGAACCACCGAACCATGCCTCTATTTTTGCTTAGACGACTTGCCCATTATACCACATCCCAAATGGTTTACTCTTTGGATGAGACCTGCGGATGAAACCCTAGAAGACGACGATGAAATTCTTGAAGACTATTCGTTGGTTTCGGTACCCTCTTGTCGTCACCATCTTAAACACGTACCATACTCTTCCACCGTAGCTGTTGGCTCGGACATCTACGTAATCGGTGGACCCTACAAGGGGCCGCCGTCTTCACTTGTTTGTATCTTTGATTGTCGGAGTCACACATGGCGTGAAGGTCCCAACATGTTGGTGGCCCGTGAGGAGGCGTATGCGTTTCATATCGATGGGAAAATATATGTAATGGAAGAGGACCGGAAAGACGATAATTGGATGGAAGTATTAGACATAAAGACTCAAACTTGGAGTTGCTTGCTGGGCCATGGAGCTACTGAGTTTCGTGACGATTGGTTTCTTGTCAATGTGTTTAGAGGACAGATATACGTAATTGCTGCTACGGAGAATTTTGCATATGAGCCAAAAGAAGGGACATGGGAAGTTGTGGAAACGCACGAGTGTTATGGACATATTGATAGTTGGTGTGAGATAGAGGATGTAATGTTTTGTTTTACGAACTCTGGTCATTGCATGTGGTATGACACTGAGAGTGGAGAGTGGAGAGAGGTCAAGGGTTCGGATATGGAAGTATTGCGTGATACAAGCGAGCATAGCTTAGCATGGGGGTGTGTTGTTGAAATTGTTAACCATGGTGGGAAACTATTAGTTATCTGGGTCTCCAGATACAAGACAAAGCAGACAAGGAGAATTTGGTGTGGGAAGAAGCGCCATGAAGGTGAGATTTGGGGTAAGATGGAATGGGTTAATGAAGTCCTTACGGTCACCAATTCGTTTAACTTCTTGAGTTGTGTACTCATTATGATTTAA